A single window of Coffea eugenioides isolate CCC68of chromosome 7, Ceug_1.0, whole genome shotgun sequence DNA harbors:
- the LOC113777330 gene encoding uncharacterized protein LOC113777330, with protein MVPPPTYPYGMPAWYNPQAVCAYHSGAPGHSTLDCKALKHKVQDMIESGEIVIRKREAQGPNVNRNPLPEHVNTIGVILDDTEYVEQVKEMAREAEVFGITDQPFVIELPSEEDKKPFILDLTPTESEALEPVFIEFPKQEPVLSLQQVPWNYDEPVIQIGEKSIAKREVSVVTRSGKTASPFETAIPIPANNSEPPVKPTITEREALDFLKRLQRSEYNVVEKLSKSPAQISMLDLLFSSDRHRDALIEVLTKAQIPKDISVDNFSHVVGNVLFTKQITFSDEELPAEGIGHNKALYIVVRCNGKMLPKVLIDNGSALNICPWSTLEKLGLQDVKLRPSGTIVRGFDGAQREPIGEIDLVVEMGPAQFQITCQVMYFLSVYNVLHGRPWIHKSGVVPSSLHQLLKFVVNDKLITIFAEEDCLVITDSGSKEDGSRNVTMTPHSTADIVSVSWITNEERALPKASVMMAKEMIRGGYEFDKGLGRDLQGILKPVEIVEKKDSFGLGFRPTAKDIREMKERKKAEKEGRQGALDIPPLHYTFPRPAEVIMSEINPVDEIEASLAQLFVGATFEDSFPDKAEFPDIPEGSIPNWTAEFLPVRKEFR; from the coding sequence atggtaccccctcctacctatCCATATGGTATGCCCGCTTGGTATAACCCGcaagctgtctgtgcttatcacTCGGGGGCACCCGGACATTCCACTTTGGACTGCAAGGCTCTTAAGCATAAAgttcaagatatgattgaatcTGGAGAAATTGTAATTAGAAAGAGGGAGGCACAAGGGCCGAATGTAAATAGGAACCCCTTGCCGGAACACGTTAATACCATTGGGGTCATTCTGGATGACACGGAGTACGTGGAACAAGTCAAAGAGATGGCTAGGGAAGCTGAGGTGTTTGGGATCACAGACCAGCCATTTGTCATAGAGTTGCCATCCGAAGAAGATAAAAAACCTTTTATCTTGGATCTCACACCAACTGAGAGTGAGGCTTTAGAGCCAGTATTCATCGAATTCCCGAAGCAAGAACCTGTTTTAAGTCTGCAGCAAGTGCCATGGAATTACGATGAACCTGTCATACAGATTGGGGAGAAGTCAATTGCAAAGAGGGAAGTGTCAGTGGTTACCAGATCGGGGAAGACTGCCAGTCCGTTTGAAACTGCCATTCCGATTCCAGCAAATAACTCCGAGCCGCCCGTTAAACCAACAATCACCGAGAGAGAAGCCTTGGATTTCCTTAAGAGACTTCAGAGAAGTGAGTACAATGTAGTTGAAAAGCTGAGCAAGTCGCCTGCCCAGATATCCATGTTAGATTTACTCTTTTCTTCAGATAGGCATAGGGACGCGCTGATCGAGGTGTTGAccaaagctcaaatccctaaggACATTTCAGTTGATAATTTCTCACATGTGGTTGGGAACGTATTATTCACCAAACAAATCACTTTCTCTGACGAGGAATTGCCggcggaaggcattggacataacaaggccctGTACATAGTTGTGAGGTGCAACGGAAAAATGCTGCCGAAGGTATTGATTGACAATGGATCCGCTCTTAATATCTGTCCCTGGAGCACCTTGGAAAAGTTAGGATTGCAAGACGtcaagctgaggccttcagggaccatagtccgaggttttgatggagcgcAAAGAGAGCCAATAGGAGAAATTGATTTAGTAGTTGAAATGGGGCCCGCCCAGTTTCAAATAACCTGCCAAGTCATGTACTTTCTTAGTGTTTACAATGTTCTACATGGAAGGCCGTGGATTCATAAGTCTGGGGTTGTGCCTTCTTCATTACATCAGTTGCTGAAGtttgtagtaaatgacaagctgataactatatttgCCGAAGAGGATTGCCTTGTAATCACCGATTCTGGGTCAAAAGAGGATGGAAGCCGCAATGTCACCATGACTCCTCATAGCACGGCTGACATCGTCTCTGTAAGTTGGATCACAAACGAGGAGCGAGCTTTACCAaaggccagtgtcatgatggccAAAGAAATGATCCGTGGAggctatgaatttgacaaagggctgggacgaGATTTGCAAGGAATTCTGAAGCCAGTGGAGATTGTGGAGAAAAAGGATTCAtttggtttgggtttccgaccgACTGCCAAGGACATCAGAGAGATGAAGGAACGCAAGAAAgcggagaaagaaggaaggcaaGGGGCTCTTGACATTCCACCACTGCATTATACTTTCCCACGACCAGCCGAGGTGATCATGTCGGAAATTAACCCAGTTGATGAAATTGAAGctagtttggcccaattgttcgttggggcaacatttgaagatagTTTTCCAGACAAAGCTGAATTTCCTGACATCCCCGAAGGGTCAATTCCCAATTGGACAGCTGAGTTTCTGCCCGttcggaaggagtttcggtaa